The Helicobacter canis genomic sequence ACATCATCACGCACAAAGCTCCAATTCAAAATCGTAACCGGACCGGTTAGCATACCTTTGACAAGCTTTGTAGTGAGACTTTGGGCATAGGTGATCCACTCAAGTGTCATAGCCTTGGGGCGAGAGACATCGCCATAGATGATAGGGGGCTTGACACAGCGGCTACCATAGCTCTGCACCCACGCATTTTGGCTAAAGACAAAGCCCTTCATCTGCTCGCCAAAATACTCCACCATATCATTGCGCTCTGGCTCTCCATGCACAAGCACATCAAGCCCGATTTCTTCTTGGAATGCAATGCAGTCTTTGATATATGCCTTAATGCCATCATCATACTGCTCTTTGCTAATCGCGCCCTTTTTGTAGCCTAGACGCAAGGTGCGGATCTCTTGAGTTTGTGGGAAAGAGCCTATGGTCGTTGTGGCTAGATTGGGGTAGGCAAGCGCGGCTCGTTGCGCCTTTATGCGTGCGGCAAAGCTCTCATCTCGCGAAGTTTTAAGAGTGGATTCTAGGCGAGCTTTGATCGCGCTATCGTGGATTTTGCAAGAGCTTTTGCGTGCGGCAATTAGGGCTTGATTGTGCGTAAGCTTGGCGCGAGCTTCATCGCTAGGAGCTTTAAAAAGCGCGTCTAAGACCAAAAGCTCTTGCACCTTATCTAGCCCAAAGGAGAGCCAGGAAAGGATCTCGCTATCGATCTTTGTCTCCGCACTCTTGCTATAAGGCGCGTGTAAAAGCGAGCAAGAAGAAGAGATGATAACGCGCTCTTTAGGGATATGCGTGGCGATTTGCTCTAGCAGGGCAAGCTTAGATTCTAAATCAGCGATCCAAATATTGCGCCCATCAATCACCCCGGCAAAAAGCACTTTATCACTCTTTGCCAAGGCTGGGAGGATCTGCGTATTTTTCTCCCCATAGACAAAGTCCAGCCCAAGCCCGTAGATTTTGGATTCTAGCAGGATCTCGCTAGCTTCATTGCTATGCTCAAAAAAGCTTGTAACCACCGCTTTAATGCCCTTATTTGCTATGGCATCATAAGTAGGCTTGATAAGATGATAAAACCGCTCATCAACCCCGCGCGTGAAAATCGGCTCGCTAAATTCAATTAGCACACTAGAATCCAGCTTTGCTAGCTCATCTAGCAGCGTGAAATACGCGCTTTTGACAGCGTCAAAGACTTCTGCAAACTCCCCTTGTGTGATCGTGCTTAGCGCGACAAAGGTAAAGAGCCCTACTAAGGCGATTTTAGGCTTATAGCCTAGAGCTTTAGCTTCTTTATATTGATCGATAATCGCGCTTGCATTGACTTTGTAAGTATCATTGCTACTAAGCTCTGGCACGACAAAGTGGTAGTTGGTATTAAACCACTTTGTCATCGCGCACGCTTGCCCATCTTTATGCCCCCTCGCCATAGCGAAATACCCCTCTAGCCCACTTAAATGCTGGAATCTCGCAGGCTTTGCCCCAAGTGCGTAGGCAAGATCTAGGACATTATCATAGAAGCTAAAGTCATTGACACAGACATTTTCTAGCTCCTTTTGCTCTGCCCAGTGCTTTGCTCGTAGCTCTTTGGCGACCTTTTCTAGCTCGTTTTGGCTGATCTTGCCAGCCCAAAAGCCCTCTAACGCTCTTTTTAACTCTCGATTCTCTCCAATGCGTGGGAATCCAATAATTTGACTCATATCATTTCCTTTCCGTAGTTGATATGGGAGAATTATAGGCAATTTTTGATAAATACATATTGTGTTTATAGATTTTTTGAAAATTTTTTGCAAGTTTTGGTGGGATTTCGCCTAGAATCCACGCAAACAAGGGCTTTGAATCATTATCCACCAAACGATACAAAAAGTAACAAACACATATTGTGTTTATGGATTTATCCATTTCTAAAGCATTTATGCTACAATCCCGCCATTTTGCAAGATAAGGAAAAATAATGTTAGAACAACTTCCAAAGATTTTAGAAGAGAGTAGAAAGCAGGTGGAGAGGGCGTTGAACTCGCCGCTTAAGTTAAGGGCGCAGGTGAGTGAGATAGTCTATCCAAATGCCAAAGATGGCGCGCTTTTTGCCCAAGTGGTGCGAGAGGATTCAGCTTTGGGTAGGCATTCCGCAGATTTTGGGGATTTGGAGGCAACCGCAGACCTCAAGTCTAGCTCTGCCCCCAAATCCCCAAAAAGCTACGAAAGCCCCACCGCAAATCTTAGAATCCTAGAAGAAGACAATCGGGGTGGTTTTGAAAAATCCGCTTCTCTGTCATTGCGAGCCGACAAAGTCGGCGTGGCAATCCACGAAGAAAACGCCCCAAAAACACAAAGCATAGCTTCTTTAGAAAAAGTGGATTCTAGTGGGGATTCTATGGATTGCCACGCGGAAAATAACGCTCGCAATGACAATAATGCTGCGGGGGGGGGGGGGGAACTCCTAACTCTTTAGAATCTCATCTTGCTACGACACGAGAATCTACTCCTACAAACTCCATTTATCTAGGCGATAATCTCCCCATACTTCTAGCACTTATCCTAGGCGATGAGACTACTAAATCCTTGCGGGGCAAGGTGGATTTGATCTACATAGACCCGCCCTTTGACTCTAAGGCAGATTATAAAAGTAAAATCACTCTTAGAGCGGATTCTACTATCACCAAAGCTCCTACGATTTTAGAGCAGTTTGCGTATAGCGACACTTGGCATAAAGGCACGATAAGCTACCTGCAAATGCTAACCCCTAGGCTTATGCTTATGCGTGAGCTTTTGAGCGATAAGGGGAGTATCTATATCCATTGTGATTGGCATTGCGGACATTATATCAAGGTGCTATGTGATGAGATATTTGGCAGGGAGAATTTTAGGAATGAGATTGTGTGGTGTTATAAAAGGTGGTCAGCACCATCAAAAAGTTTTCAAAAAATGCACGATACAATTTTTATATACACAAAAACAAATGATTATGTATTTAATAAAATATATAAAGATTTTTCAAGCACGAGAAGTAATTTTTCAAGCGGATACAATACAAATACAATAAAACAAAGTGATGGAACAAAAATAAAACAATATATTGTGGAAAATGTAGATATTTTTGAGAAAAATATAAAAATTGGGAAAATAAAAATTGGCGAAAATGATAAAATTGTTTATAAGCAAAATATAGGAACGCTGGAAACTGATAATTGGGATATACCTATTATTAACCCACAGGCGAAAGAACGCACAGGCTATGCCACCCAAAAGCCTGAAGCCCTGCTAGAGCGGATTATCAAAGCAAGTAGCGATGAGGGAAGCATAGTGGCGGATTTCTTTATGGGGAGTGGGACGACTTGTGCGGTGGCGCATAAGCTTGGGCGGAGGTTTATCGGCAGTGATATAGGCAAGCCAGCGGTGATGACTACTAGGAAGCGGCTGCTAGATATAGGCGCGGAGTTTGGGCTGCTAAGTGTAGGCGAGTATGAAAAGGCAAGCAAAAATATCGGCGAGCTAGCGCAAATCGTGCTAAGTCTGTATGTCAGCGAGGGTGGGGAGCTGCCAAAGACTTTGGATAATACGCCTAAAAATATCGGCTACTTAGAATCTAGCAGAGTGCTTGTCTATGTGGATTCGCCAAATGCCATTACAAGTGAAGCGACTTTTAAGAAATGTGAGAGCTTGCGGCAGGGCTTTTTAGGGCAGGAGTGGAGCGAGGTGATCCTGCTAGGGTGGAACTATAGCCTAATGATAAATGATGTGCTAAAGCGGTATAAAAAGATAAAACCGCAAGTAATCCCGCCAGATCTGCTAGAAAAGCTACGAAAAAACAAAGGCTATGAAAGCTTAGTAGGCAAGGTGCGGTTTAGCTCCCTGCAATATCTAAGCATAAAGCCTTTAAGCGTGAGAGAAAATCCTAGTAATAGAGATACTGCTCTGCTAACAATAGAGCTAGAAAACTATGTGCTACTAAGCCCCAATGCCCTGCCGCTTGATAAGGCAGAGGATAGGGATAAGGTCATAGAGATAATGAATACTAAGCCTTTAAGCTTGCTGGAGTATTGGAGTGTGGATACAAACTATAATGGAGCGGTGTTTATCTCACAATGGCAGGACTTCCGCGGGGGTAGGGAAGATGATAATGGGCAGAAGTCTCTAAGTGTGCTAGAGAAAATAGAGCTAGAAGTGCCAAAACAGATGCGATATAGCGTGTGCGTAAAGAGTGTGGATATATTTGGCTATGAGGCTATGGCACAAGAGAGCTTAGCAATGGAGTGGGGAGAATCTAGCGGAGTGGATTCTAGGGCGAATAAAGGAGGCGGCAATGCGTGAAGGGACTAGGGCTATGGATTGCCACGCGGATAAATCCGCTCGCAATGACAAAAAAGCAGTAGATTGCCACGCCGCTGCTACCGCAGCGTCTCGCAATGACAAAAATAACGCCGCTAAACAAAAAGTGGATTCTAGCAAGGGGAAAGGAGGCGGCAATGCGTGAAGAGAGTAGAGCTACTATACCGCTTATTTTGGCAAGTAGGATTAGCCAAGAGGTGAATGAGTGCTTTGAGAGTGGGGCGATATGGGATAGTGTAAGCCCTGTAACAAGCAGGCTACTGCACTTTTGGTTTGATGAAGAGTATAGGGAGCAAAGGGAGTGTAACTTCCACAAGGGGCAGGAGCAGGCTATCAAAAATATGATATATCTCTATGAAGTAGCAAGGGTGGAGAGCGTAGCGCAGATGTATGAGCGATTTTACCCAGAGGCTATGGGCGAGATTTTAAACGAGCTAGCAGAATCTAGCTTTGTGAAATTCTGTATGAAAATGGCGACAGGCACGGGGAAAACTTGGGTGATGAATGCGCTTGTGCTATGGCAGTATCTAAACGCAGTGTATGCTAAAGAATATAAAGGCATACAGTATTTTAGCAATTTTGTTTTGCTAGCTCCGGGGCTTATTGTGTATGAGCGGCTCTTGGACTCTTATCAAGGGCGAGTGGGGGAAAATGGAAGCCGCGATGTATTTAGTAGCGATATTATGCAAAATGCTTCGCTGTTTGTCCCTGAAATGTGGCGAGAGAAGATAGTGGAGTTTCTTAGCGGCAGTGTGTTTGATAAAGAGAGCAAAAAGCTAGAATCTAGGGATAATGGATTTTTGCTCCTTAGTAATTGGCATTTTTTAGATGAGAGAGAAGAGAGAGTAGATGAGAGCTTGCAAACGATGTATCCGCTAGAGAATGTCGCTTCTATCGTGCAGGGTATTTTGCCCCTATATCCTAGCACGATAAATGACTTAGAGAAGCTTGATAGGGCTGTGAAAGCGGGGGAGGAAAGGGAGTATTTATCTAAGCTTACAAATCTTTGTATCATCAATGATGAAGCGCATCATATTTATGATGATGATAAGGACTTAAAATGGGAGGGGATTATCAAGTATATCGCTCAAGCGATAGTGAAAAATGGAGGGCGGTTTATGCAGTGTGATTTCTCTGCTACGCCCTATATCGCTAAAACGAGCAAAAAGCAAACAAGCAAAACACACTTTTTGCATATCATCGTGGATTTTGACTTGAAGACAGCGATACACTCTGCCCTAGTCAAAAATATCTCCCTATCAAAACGCAATTTTTTCTCAAGTATAGAGAGCTTGGACTTTCGCGCTCTTAGGGATAGTGATGGCAAGATTTTAGGGCTATCACAGGGGCAAGAAGTGATGATTGATGCGGGATTAAGGCAGCTAGAGCTTTTGGAGAGAGAGTTTATCAAGCTAGATTCTAGCAAATACCCCAAAATGCTTATCGTGTGTGAGCAGCAGGAAGTGGTGGAGTTTGTGGAGCGGTATTTAGAGACTAGGGGGCTAGGTGGGGAGAGTGTGCTAAGTATCCATAGTGGGAAGAAAAATGAAATCGGCACGCAGGAGTATCTGCGGATAAAGTCGCGGCTTTTTGCTATGGATAAGCATAAAGAGCCTAGAGTCGTCATCTCTGTGCTTATGCTAAAAGAGGGCTTTGATGTGAGTAATATTTGCGTGATTGTGCCATTACGAGCGAGTGAGAGTGCTAAACTCATAGAGCAGACCATTGGCAGGGGGCTTAGGCTAATGTGGCGAGATAATGCAGGGGCGCAGATGAGACAAGAAAATCTCAAAGCTCTGCAAAATGGGCAAAAGCCTAAGAGCTATATAGACCATTTGTTTATCGTAGAGCACCCAAGCTTCCAGCGATTTTATGATGAGATGATAAAAAATCATTTGGTGTTTGTGGATACTGATGAGCAAGGTGGAGGCTCTGTTACAGGGGATATGCTCTATGTGGGCTTAAAGCCTGATTATGAAGCTTATGATATGGCGTGGCATAGGGTGGTGGGCAGCCATACGGAGTCGCGATTAAATGAGCGGCTAGAAACTCTCTTGCAAAAGCCATTGCCGCATTTTGACGCATTTAGCCTAGATACTCTTAAGCAAATCGCTGGGACAAAGGAGAAATTTGTCCTAGAAAATCTCACGACACAAACGCAGTTTGGGGGCTTTGAAGTAAGTGCGGAGCTTTTCAACGCTGGGGCGTATAGCGAATTTTTACGCGTGCTTTGCGAGAGTATCGCCGGGAAGCTTGAGAGAAGTGGGGGGAATGTGAGTGGGGGCAAGGGCTTATCAGTTAGACTGCAGGGCGTGGAGTATTTGCTACTAAGGCGGATAGATAGGTATATCCGCTATGAGCTGTTTCAGCAGGGCTTTGATCCGCTGGATTCTAGCTGGAGGGTGCTGTGCTTGAAAGATGTGGGGGAGCATATTATCAAGGTGTTTTTAGAGCTTTTACAAGAGCTAGAATCTAGGCAAGAAAGCCTTGAAGTGACACTAGAGTCTAGGTATTTTAGCGAGGCAAAGGGCTTTAGACATAGGGAGCAGTTTTGCCTAGATGGGATAAAGAGTATTTACACGCACACGCCATTTCCTAGCAATAAGGGTGGGCTGGAGAGAACATTTATAGAGTGGATACAAAAGCAGGGCGATATTGTGCGGTTTGTGAAAATACTAGAATCTACACATAGCTTTGCCTATATCCCTTATATCCGTGCTGATGGGGTGCTGGGGCGGTATTTTGTGGATTTTATGGTAGAGAGTGAAAGGGAAGTGTATATCATAGAGACAAAATCGCAAAAAGATCTAAGGGCAGAAGATGTAGTGCGTAAGAAAAGGGCGGCGATAAGCTATGTGGAGCAAGTCAATGCGGCTTTGGCAGCAAAGGGACAGAAGCTGTGGCGATATGTGCTTGTGGGGGAAAATAGCTTGCATTCTATCATTGCTAGAGGTGGAGGGCTAAGTGAGCTTGTATCGCTATGTGGCGGAGGCGTAGCGTAGTGGATTGTGTAGGCTAGAATCCGTGCTTTGTGATATAGCCCTTAAGCCCTAGGGCTTCACTAGTGCAAAGCTTCACGCAACGCTTTAGCTGCTTACCAACCCTAGCTACTAAAGCACACGCCCATAAATTTCTCTCCCAAGCCCCCACCCAGAAGCTGGCGCACACGCAAGGCTTGGCTTTCATACTCGCTAGGATATGCTTCAAGCAAGCTTTGCAGCAGCTCTATAATGCCAAACTCCACGAGCAGGGCATTGAGCCGAGATTGGAAAAGCTTGTGCGCACCATTGCTAGCAAAGAGTCTTTCAAGTAGCGTAAAATCGACATTATAAGTGAGATCAATCTCGCCAAAAAGCAGTGAGACATCGCGCATAATCTCTGTAAAATCAAGCACCCTATGCGCCCTAAACCCCCGTAGAGAAAGCCCACCACTCCCCAAAGGCGCGTAATCAAAGCTAAGAAACCGCCAGAGCTTTGCCCGCTTAGCAAAGCTGCAAAGATCCCGCACAAAGCCCTCCCAAGCAAGCGGGATCTCCCCTGTCCTAAGCCCATACTCACGCATAAATCGCTTAACCTCTTGCACCCTTTGTGCCAAGCCACTATGCCGCAGCGCAGCCATATCGCACCACTCTAGGCGCAGCGACCCTCTAGAATCCACCTTCCCCACCGCACTAGAATCCACTTCCCCCTCGCTATCCAATCCCTTAGAATCCACTTCACTAGAATCCACTTTCTGCCACTCTCCCACGCCACAGAGCATTTGCGTGCGCCCTTGCGCCTCACGCACCACCTCACACGCAAAGGCGTCAAAAAGCTCATTGCTAAAGATAAACACACTCTCACCCCCACCCAATTCCACCGCATCAAAGTCGCTCACCTGCGCGATCGCACGCGTGGCTAGATTCTCCCTAGCGGCGATGCGCAAGGATTCTAGCGGCTCGATGATACTAAAGCGCGTTTGCTCCATCACCCCCACACTCAAAACGCCCAAAAAGTCATACACATCGCACATAAGCTCGCCGTGATGTGCGCCGATCTCTATGATATGCAGCGGCAGTGTGAGCTGGCTGGATTCTAGGAGCGTGATGATATGTCTTGCAAGTGCGCCGCCAAAAAGCTTAGAGACATTTACTGCGGTATAAAAGTCTTTGCCTATGTGTGCTTTGTGGTAGTAGCCATTTTGCCCATATAGCCACTGCTGCATTATCTCGCCAAAGCTATATTGCATACCAATCACTTAGAATCTATACATATAGGAGAAGCCCAAGCGTAAATGCCTAGGATAGCGCGAGGTAACAAAGGTAGAATGCGTGTTTTTCACCTCTAAGTTAGCATACACCGGTATCCCAAAAAACACTTCAAAATAATGATGTCCGCGCCCTTCAAAGCCTATCCCGATCCGCGGCATAATCTCTTGCAAAAGCAATAGATTACTCTCTTTTTTGTAGTAGTAGGCAGTGTATTCTGCGCCAAAGACCGCACTCCAAGCAAAATGCTCTTTTAAGTAGAAGCTCCACTCATACCCAAGTCCCACGCCACCTTTGGCACCGCTTAGCTCAAACAAGCTAGAATCGTAGTTGTTACTAAAGGCTATTGATGAAAATCCAAAATGCACTCCATAGCGCAAAGTATGTCTAGGAGCTATGCGATATAGCCCACCCACAAGCCCTATGACACCGCCATCTTTAGCGTGGAATCGTTTGGTAAAATTGCTCGCAGAATCTTTCTCAAACAGCACGCCATCACCGCTGAAAATACTCGCCCCTAGATACCACGCGTGCTTTTTCTTGGGCTGGATTGGGCTGGATTGGGCTGGATTGGGCTGGGGGTCTTGCTCTGCTTTAGCACACACATCATCATCACACGCAGAAGTAGTCTCAATGGCAGGCTGGGCATAGCCTATAAGCAATATGCTAGCGATGAGTAAGATAATGCGCACAACAAGCCCCTATAAAAAGATATAGCATTATAACAGAATCTAGCGCGTGTCAAAGTGGATTCTAGGATCAATGAGCGTATAAGCAATATCGCTCAAAATCCCAAACACA encodes the following:
- the metE gene encoding 5-methyltetrahydropteroyltriglutamate--homocysteine S-methyltransferase: MSQIIGFPRIGENRELKRALEGFWAGKISQNELEKVAKELRAKHWAEQKELENVCVNDFSFYDNVLDLAYALGAKPARFQHLSGLEGYFAMARGHKDGQACAMTKWFNTNYHFVVPELSSNDTYKVNASAIIDQYKEAKALGYKPKIALVGLFTFVALSTITQGEFAEVFDAVKSAYFTLLDELAKLDSSVLIEFSEPIFTRGVDERFYHLIKPTYDAIANKGIKAVVTSFFEHSNEASEILLESKIYGLGLDFVYGEKNTQILPALAKSDKVLFAGVIDGRNIWIADLESKLALLEQIATHIPKERVIISSSCSLLHAPYSKSAETKIDSEILSWLSFGLDKVQELLVLDALFKAPSDEARAKLTHNQALIAARKSSCKIHDSAIKARLESTLKTSRDESFAARIKAQRAALAYPNLATTTIGSFPQTQEIRTLRLGYKKGAISKEQYDDGIKAYIKDCIAFQEEIGLDVLVHGEPERNDMVEYFGEQMKGFVFSQNAWVQSYGSRCVKPPIIYGDVSRPKAMTLEWITYAQSLTTKLVKGMLTGPVTILNWSFVRDDVPRSVVCKQIALGIADEIDDLQKAGIKIIQVDEAAFKEGYPLRAENIAEYESWALECFKLATAIAESSTQIHTHMCYSEFNDIIKTIEALDADVISIETARSGNRLLQVFKEVGYTHEIGPGVYDIHSPRIPSVEELEGQIRALLEVLPKEQLWINPDCGLKTRKWEEVKPSLANLVKATKNVLHTLQ
- a CDS encoding DNA methyltransferase produces the protein MIYIDPPFDSKADYKSKITLRADSTITKAPTILEQFAYSDTWHKGTISYLQMLTPRLMLMRELLSDKGSIYIHCDWHCGHYIKVLCDEIFGRENFRNEIVWCYKRWSAPSKSFQKMHDTIFIYTKTNDYVFNKIYKDFSSTRSNFSSGYNTNTIKQSDGTKIKQYIVENVDIFEKNIKIGKIKIGENDKIVYKQNIGTLETDNWDIPIINPQAKERTGYATQKPEALLERIIKASSDEGSIVADFFMGSGTTCAVAHKLGRRFIGSDIGKPAVMTTRKRLLDIGAEFGLLSVGEYEKASKNIGELAQIVLSLYVSEGGELPKTLDNTPKNIGYLESSRVLVYVDSPNAITSEATFKKCESLRQGFLGQEWSEVILLGWNYSLMINDVLKRYKKIKPQVIPPDLLEKLRKNKGYESLVGKVRFSSLQYLSIKPLSVRENPSNRDTALLTIELENYVLLSPNALPLDKAEDRDKVIEIMNTKPLSLLEYWSVDTNYNGAVFISQWQDFRGGREDDNGQKSLSVLEKIELEVPKQMRYSVCVKSVDIFGYEAMAQESLAMEWGESSGVDSRANKGGGNA
- a CDS encoding DEAD/DEAH box helicase family protein — translated: MREESRATIPLILASRISQEVNECFESGAIWDSVSPVTSRLLHFWFDEEYREQRECNFHKGQEQAIKNMIYLYEVARVESVAQMYERFYPEAMGEILNELAESSFVKFCMKMATGTGKTWVMNALVLWQYLNAVYAKEYKGIQYFSNFVLLAPGLIVYERLLDSYQGRVGENGSRDVFSSDIMQNASLFVPEMWREKIVEFLSGSVFDKESKKLESRDNGFLLLSNWHFLDEREERVDESLQTMYPLENVASIVQGILPLYPSTINDLEKLDRAVKAGEEREYLSKLTNLCIINDEAHHIYDDDKDLKWEGIIKYIAQAIVKNGGRFMQCDFSATPYIAKTSKKQTSKTHFLHIIVDFDLKTAIHSALVKNISLSKRNFFSSIESLDFRALRDSDGKILGLSQGQEVMIDAGLRQLELLEREFIKLDSSKYPKMLIVCEQQEVVEFVERYLETRGLGGESVLSIHSGKKNEIGTQEYLRIKSRLFAMDKHKEPRVVISVLMLKEGFDVSNICVIVPLRASESAKLIEQTIGRGLRLMWRDNAGAQMRQENLKALQNGQKPKSYIDHLFIVEHPSFQRFYDEMIKNHLVFVDTDEQGGGSVTGDMLYVGLKPDYEAYDMAWHRVVGSHTESRLNERLETLLQKPLPHFDAFSLDTLKQIAGTKEKFVLENLTTQTQFGGFEVSAELFNAGAYSEFLRVLCESIAGKLERSGGNVSGGKGLSVRLQGVEYLLLRRIDRYIRYELFQQGFDPLDSSWRVLCLKDVGEHIIKVFLELLQELESRQESLEVTLESRYFSEAKGFRHREQFCLDGIKSIYTHTPFPSNKGGLERTFIEWIQKQGDIVRFVKILESTHSFAYIPYIRADGVLGRYFVDFMVESEREVYIIETKSQKDLRAEDVVRKKRAAISYVEQVNAALAAKGQKLWRYVLVGENSLHSIIARGGGLSELVSLCGGGVA
- a CDS encoding SAM-dependent methyltransferase — protein: MQYSFGEIMQQWLYGQNGYYHKAHIGKDFYTAVNVSKLFGGALARHIITLLESSQLTLPLHIIEIGAHHGELMCDVYDFLGVLSVGVMEQTRFSIIEPLESLRIAARENLATRAIAQVSDFDAVELGGGESVFIFSNELFDAFACEVVREAQGRTQMLCGVGEWQKVDSSEVDSKGLDSEGEVDSSAVGKVDSRGSLRLEWCDMAALRHSGLAQRVQEVKRFMREYGLRTGEIPLAWEGFVRDLCSFAKRAKLWRFLSFDYAPLGSGGLSLRGFRAHRVLDFTEIMRDVSLLFGEIDLTYNVDFTLLERLFASNGAHKLFQSRLNALLVEFGIIELLQSLLEAYPSEYESQALRVRQLLGGGLGEKFMGVCFSS